From a single Thiohalomonas denitrificans genomic region:
- a CDS encoding DUF3135 domain-containing protein — MITPPEYEDLRALAQRDPDAFERRRREIIESALARVPEERRQRMRRLQWRIDQERLRCTNPLSACITLSRMMWDSVTGNHGLLDVLHNGKRVREDETGATVLPLNRHRMPHSEHTPAE, encoded by the coding sequence ATGATCACGCCGCCGGAATACGAAGACCTGAGGGCCCTGGCCCAGCGGGACCCGGACGCCTTCGAGCGTCGGCGCCGTGAAATCATCGAGTCGGCGCTGGCACGTGTTCCCGAAGAGCGCCGCCAGCGAATGCGGCGCCTCCAGTGGCGAATCGACCAGGAACGACTCCGCTGCACAAACCCCCTCTCCGCCTGCATCACTCTCTCGCGCATGATGTGGGACTCGGTAACCGGGAACCATGGACTGCTGGATGTGCTCCATAATGGCAAACGGGTACGCGAAGATGAAACGGGTGCCACGGTTCTGCCGCTGAATCGGCATCGAATGCCGCATTCGGAGCACACCCCCGCCGAGTAG
- the rpmE gene encoding 50S ribosomal protein L31 — MKSDIHPEYQEITVNCSCGNSFKTRSTAKEDLNLDVCSACHPFFTGKQKMVDTGGRVDKFRQKYGIKK; from the coding sequence ATGAAGTCGGATATCCATCCTGAATATCAGGAAATCACCGTCAACTGCAGTTGCGGTAACAGTTTCAAGACCCGCTCGACCGCCAAAGAGGACCTGAACCTCGACGTCTGCTCCGCTTGCCACCCGTTCTTCACCGGCAAACAGAAGATGGTCGATACCGGCGGTCGTGTGGACAAGTTCCGTCAGAAGTACGGAATCAAAAAATAA
- a CDS encoding M48 family metalloprotease yields the protein MSLFRRLAAVIGMAVVAATAGCAVNPVSGQSELSLLSEQQEITIGRQEHPKIIEAYGAYDDPELQAYVQRIGERLAARSHRSDLIYRFTVLDSSEVNAFALPGGYIYITRGLLAYLNSEDELAAVLGHEIGHVTARHSVRQISASTAANLGFTLGALLVPELQNRGVSDLFSTLSTALLRGYGREHELEADRLGAQYLAGTGRDPEAMLDVVGVLKNQEQFEIQLAKEENREPRVYHGVFATHPDNDERLKTVVRQAEALPGGQATAPRGPFLRRLDGLVFGESASEGTLRGNAFYHRDLDIALQFPEGWRVENRPDRLVAISPDRSAALQVTVADRNKRISPERFLRDRLKLDDLQGGEPLRVDGLDGYTGVASAGAGADVRNARVAVLYKGSQAFVFLGTPQKADGLKAHDDAMMRSIRTFHALSEEERDLAEPLRLAIIEARDGTTFRELAAESRIHHHAEEQLRLLNARYPRGEPIPGERLKTVQ from the coding sequence ATGAGCCTCTTTCGACGTCTGGCCGCTGTTATCGGCATGGCGGTGGTCGCTGCCACGGCCGGTTGCGCGGTCAATCCGGTCAGCGGCCAGAGCGAACTTTCCCTGCTCAGCGAGCAGCAGGAGATCACCATCGGTCGTCAGGAGCACCCGAAGATCATCGAGGCCTACGGCGCATACGATGATCCGGAACTCCAGGCCTATGTACAACGCATCGGTGAGAGGCTGGCGGCCAGGAGCCACCGTTCGGATCTGATCTACCGATTTACGGTTCTCGATAGCAGTGAGGTCAATGCGTTTGCCCTGCCGGGTGGCTATATCTACATCACCCGCGGTCTCCTCGCCTACCTGAATTCCGAGGATGAACTGGCGGCGGTTCTGGGCCACGAAATCGGTCACGTGACGGCGCGCCACAGCGTACGCCAGATTAGCGCCTCCACTGCTGCCAATCTGGGTTTTACCCTGGGCGCCCTGCTGGTGCCGGAGTTGCAGAACCGCGGCGTCAGCGACCTGTTCAGCACCCTGAGTACCGCACTGTTGCGGGGGTACGGGAGAGAGCACGAGCTGGAAGCGGATCGGCTGGGGGCGCAATACCTGGCCGGAACCGGGCGTGACCCCGAGGCCATGCTGGATGTGGTGGGCGTGCTGAAGAATCAGGAGCAATTCGAAATCCAGCTTGCCAAAGAAGAGAATCGGGAGCCGCGCGTCTATCACGGTGTGTTTGCCACCCATCCCGACAACGATGAACGCCTCAAAACGGTGGTACGCCAGGCCGAGGCGCTGCCGGGTGGACAGGCAACAGCGCCCAGGGGGCCGTTCCTGCGCCGCCTGGATGGCCTGGTATTCGGGGAAAGCGCCTCCGAGGGAACCCTGCGCGGTAATGCCTTCTACCATCGGGATCTCGATATCGCCCTGCAATTTCCGGAGGGGTGGAGGGTCGAGAACCGACCTGACCGGCTGGTCGCCATCTCTCCGGATCGGTCCGCGGCTCTTCAGGTCACCGTGGCGGATCGCAACAAACGCATCTCCCCGGAGCGTTTTTTGCGGGATCGACTGAAACTCGATGATCTTCAGGGCGGCGAACCCCTGAGGGTCGACGGGCTGGACGGCTATACCGGCGTCGCTTCGGCTGGCGCTGGTGCGGACGTGCGAAACGCCCGCGTGGCGGTTCTCTACAAAGGGTCGCAGGCCTTTGTCTTTCTGGGGACTCCGCAAAAGGCCGACGGGCTCAAGGCCCATGATGATGCCATGATGCGGAGCATTCGTACTTTTCACGCCCTTAGTGAGGAAGAGCGGGACCTGGCCGAGCCGCTGAGACTCGCGATCATCGAAGCCCGAGACGGCACCACCTTCCGGGAGCTGGCCGCCGAATCCCGGATTCACCACCATGCGGAAGAGCAACTACGGCTGCTGAATGCCCGCTACCCTCGCGGCGAACCGATCCCCGGGGAGCGGTTGAAGACCGTTCAATGA
- a CDS encoding malic enzyme-like NAD(P)-binding protein, with protein sequence MTRNWTEEEQQALDYHAQPVPGKIATAVTKPCETQRELSLAYTPGVAVPVRAIAEEPLDAYRYTNKGNLVAVVTDGTAVLGLGNTGALASKPVMEGKGVLFKTFAGIDVFDIEIDADSPDAIVDTVAAIAPTFGGINLEDIAAPHCFEVERKLKERIDIPVFHDDQHGTAIIIAAGLLNALDIQGKSIHATQITCLGAGAAGIASMELLVALGARRENIMLVDRRGIVHTGRDDLNAYKREFAVETGRRTLADAMAGADVFIGVSGPDLVDAGMLASMAPRPVVFALSNPVPEVRPELARETRNDLIMATGRSDYPNQVNNVLGFPFIFRGALDVGARAINTEMAIAAVHALKALAHEPVPDSVLEAYEQETMKFGPDYIIPKPFDPRLIENVPPAVARAAIDTGVARYGWPAHYPQQ encoded by the coding sequence ATGACCCGAAACTGGACCGAAGAAGAGCAACAGGCACTCGACTATCATGCACAGCCCGTTCCGGGGAAGATCGCCACGGCCGTCACCAAGCCCTGTGAAACCCAGCGGGAGCTGAGTCTGGCCTATACCCCGGGTGTTGCCGTTCCGGTGCGGGCCATTGCCGAAGAGCCGCTGGATGCCTATCGCTATACCAACAAGGGCAATCTGGTGGCCGTGGTGACCGACGGTACCGCAGTGCTGGGCCTTGGCAACACCGGGGCGCTTGCCAGCAAACCCGTCATGGAGGGCAAGGGGGTACTGTTCAAGACCTTTGCCGGGATCGATGTGTTCGATATCGAGATCGATGCGGACTCCCCCGATGCAATCGTGGATACGGTGGCGGCGATTGCGCCCACTTTCGGGGGTATCAATCTGGAGGACATCGCCGCTCCGCACTGCTTCGAGGTGGAGCGAAAGCTGAAGGAGCGCATCGATATTCCCGTGTTCCACGATGACCAGCACGGGACCGCCATCATTATCGCCGCCGGGCTGCTGAATGCGCTGGATATCCAGGGGAAATCGATCCACGCGACGCAAATCACCTGTCTCGGGGCGGGTGCCGCCGGCATCGCCTCGATGGAATTGCTGGTGGCGCTCGGTGCCCGGCGTGAAAACATCATGCTGGTGGATCGAAGGGGCATTGTGCATACCGGGCGTGATGACCTCAACGCCTACAAGCGCGAGTTTGCGGTCGAGACCGGACGGCGCACCCTGGCGGATGCCATGGCGGGCGCTGATGTGTTCATCGGAGTGTCGGGACCGGACCTGGTCGATGCCGGAATGCTCGCGAGTATGGCGCCCCGGCCGGTCGTCTTTGCGCTCTCGAATCCGGTGCCCGAAGTCCGCCCCGAGCTGGCCCGCGAGACGCGAAATGACCTCATCATGGCGACAGGTCGCAGCGACTACCCGAATCAGGTCAACAATGTGTTGGGCTTTCCCTTCATCTTCCGGGGTGCGCTTGATGTCGGGGCCCGGGCCATCAATACTGAGATGGCGATCGCGGCGGTGCATGCGCTCAAGGCACTGGCCCACGAGCCGGTGCCCGACAGCGTACTGGAGGCCTACGAGCAGGAAACGATGAAGTTCGGGCCGGACTACATCATTCCCAAACCTTTTGATCCGCGACTAATCGAAAACGTGCCCCCTGCCGTCGCCCGCGCTGCCATCGACACCGGCGTCGCCCGCTACGGCTGGCCCGCGCACTACCCGCAGCAGTAG
- a CDS encoding penicillin-binding protein 1A — protein MKFFLRLIRRGLLTVFILGVLGAGAVVGAYLYVAPELPSIEKLKDVQLQVPLRIYSREGELIAEYGEMRRTPLDYEQIPTAMVQAVLAAEDDRFFEHPGVDYQGIIRAVVHLIRTGSKGQGGSTITMQVARNFFLSSEKTYLRKVREIFLALTIERQLTKPEILELYLNKIYLGKRSYGVAAAAQVYYGKEINELGVPELAMIAGLPKAPSRFNPVVNPERAMERRDYVLRRMHELDFISRDEYEEYLQTPAIAHLHASSNQMEAPFLAEMVRAEMVKHFGPAAYTAGYRVYTTVEARLQTGANQALREALLEYHRRHGYRGPEAHVVLEQDAGPEAWKAALKDRSSIGNLQPGIVVDVGETSAKVYLRGEEEPVELDWEAMAWARPYIDDFRVGPEPKKAADILNVGDIVRLEPAGEEQWLLAEVPEVSGALVSLRPDDGAVLSVVGGFDYYQSKFNRAIQAERQPGSNFKPFIYSAALANGFTPASVINDAPVVFADQALETEWRPQNYSGRFFGPTRLREALVRSRNLVSIRLLRSMGVPSALDHVAKFGFDPKSLNRDLSMALGSSAMTPWVLARGYAVLANGGFQVKPYFIQRIEDAKGNLLFKADPARACLPCEQEGEEEAEQPPEPEIEPKVFVTATDPLADFLREPHLAPRSVDLRNVYLVTSMLQDVIRRGTGQKALTLGRRDLAGKTGTTNEQLDAWFSGFNRDVVTTTWVGFDTPRSMGRYETGSRAALPMWIKYMAVALDGRSEHKLEQPPGLVSVRIDPETGLLARSGTPDAMFETFRSEYVPEQKTEPVATGTETSGGGSTVTEQLF, from the coding sequence ATGAAATTTTTTCTTCGCTTGATCCGCCGTGGCCTGCTCACGGTATTCATCCTGGGTGTTCTGGGCGCCGGGGCGGTGGTTGGCGCCTATCTCTACGTCGCTCCCGAACTCCCCTCCATCGAGAAGCTCAAGGATGTGCAGCTGCAGGTGCCGTTGCGGATCTACTCCCGCGAAGGCGAGCTTATCGCCGAATACGGGGAGATGCGACGCACCCCACTGGATTACGAGCAGATCCCCACGGCCATGGTGCAGGCGGTGCTTGCAGCCGAAGATGATCGCTTCTTCGAGCACCCGGGCGTTGATTACCAGGGCATCATTCGGGCAGTGGTGCATCTCATCCGTACCGGATCAAAGGGTCAGGGCGGCAGTACCATTACCATGCAGGTAGCCCGCAACTTTTTCCTCAGCAGTGAAAAAACCTACCTGCGCAAGGTTCGCGAGATCTTCCTTGCCCTCACGATCGAACGGCAACTGACCAAACCGGAAATACTGGAGCTATACCTCAACAAGATCTATCTGGGCAAGCGCTCGTACGGCGTGGCGGCCGCGGCGCAAGTCTACTACGGCAAGGAGATCAACGAGCTTGGAGTCCCCGAACTGGCGATGATTGCAGGACTGCCGAAAGCCCCGTCGCGGTTCAATCCGGTGGTGAATCCCGAGCGGGCGATGGAGCGTCGGGATTATGTACTGCGCCGGATGCACGAACTCGATTTCATATCCCGCGACGAGTATGAGGAGTATCTACAGACACCCGCCATTGCCCATCTGCATGCCTCATCCAACCAAATGGAAGCCCCCTTCCTGGCCGAGATGGTCAGGGCCGAAATGGTCAAACACTTCGGCCCCGCAGCCTACACTGCCGGGTACCGGGTCTATACGACGGTAGAGGCCCGCCTGCAGACCGGGGCCAACCAGGCGTTGCGGGAGGCACTCCTGGAGTATCACCGCCGCCACGGCTATCGGGGACCGGAAGCGCACGTCGTGCTGGAACAGGACGCCGGTCCGGAGGCATGGAAAGCGGCGCTGAAAGATCGGTCGAGCATCGGCAACCTGCAGCCCGGAATCGTCGTCGATGTTGGTGAAACCTCCGCTAAAGTGTACTTGCGTGGTGAAGAGGAGCCGGTGGAACTCGACTGGGAAGCGATGGCCTGGGCCCGTCCGTATATTGATGATTTCCGCGTCGGACCCGAGCCGAAAAAAGCGGCAGATATTCTCAACGTCGGCGACATCGTTCGGCTTGAACCTGCAGGGGAAGAGCAGTGGCTACTGGCCGAGGTACCCGAGGTGTCGGGGGCGCTCGTCTCGCTGCGACCGGATGACGGGGCAGTACTGTCCGTGGTTGGCGGCTTCGACTACTATCAAAGCAAATTCAATCGAGCGATCCAGGCTGAACGGCAGCCGGGCTCCAACTTCAAGCCCTTCATCTACTCCGCGGCGCTAGCCAACGGCTTTACTCCGGCGAGCGTGATCAACGACGCGCCGGTAGTATTCGCGGACCAGGCGCTGGAGACGGAGTGGCGACCCCAGAATTACAGCGGGCGCTTCTTCGGACCTACCCGCTTGCGGGAGGCCCTGGTGCGCTCCCGTAACCTGGTATCGATCCGTTTGCTCCGTTCGATGGGAGTCCCCAGCGCCCTGGATCATGTAGCGAAATTCGGTTTCGATCCGAAAAGTCTGAACCGCGATCTCTCCATGGCGCTAGGAAGCTCCGCAATGACCCCGTGGGTACTCGCACGGGGCTATGCGGTTCTGGCCAACGGCGGTTTTCAGGTGAAACCTTACTTCATTCAGCGCATCGAAGATGCCAAGGGGAACCTGCTGTTCAAGGCTGATCCGGCAAGGGCGTGCCTCCCCTGCGAACAAGAAGGGGAGGAAGAGGCGGAGCAGCCGCCAGAGCCGGAAATCGAACCGAAGGTGTTCGTAACAGCAACGGATCCCCTGGCCGATTTCCTGCGTGAACCGCATCTGGCGCCCCGCAGCGTCGACCTCCGCAACGTCTATCTGGTAACCTCGATGCTGCAGGACGTGATTCGGCGCGGCACCGGCCAGAAGGCACTCACGCTGGGCCGGCGCGACCTCGCCGGAAAGACCGGCACGACCAATGAACAGCTCGACGCCTGGTTTTCCGGGTTCAACCGGGACGTGGTGACCACCACCTGGGTGGGCTTTGATACCCCGCGATCCATGGGGCGGTACGAAACCGGCTCCCGTGCCGCACTTCCGATGTGGATCAAATACATGGCGGTGGCCCTGGACGGTCGAAGCGAGCACAAACTCGAGCAGCCACCAGGTCTTGTGAGCGTCCGTATCGACCCCGAGACCGGACTGCTGGCGCGCAGCGGCACTCCGGATGCGATGTTCGAGACCTTCCGTAGCGAATATGTACCCGAGCAGAAAACCGAGCCGGTAGCCACTGGCACTGAAACCTCCGGGGGTGGCAGTACGGTGACGGAGCAGTTGTTTTAA
- a CDS encoding pilus assembly protein PilM, with protein sequence MIQLPRFLARSTPRVLGLDISTTAIKLLELSRSGDSYRVENYAVEPLPPNSVIEKNISDVEGVGEAIKRAVKRSGSRLKFAAAAVAGSAVITKVISMPASLSEDELESQIEVEADQYIPFPLDEVNLDFEVLGPSEDDPERVDVLLAASRTENVEVRVDAIELAGIQPKVIDVEAYAMENAFGLIGSQLPDHGLDKTIAVVDIGATMTTLNVLYDLKTIYTREQVFGGKQLTEEIQRRYGLSYEEAGMAKRQGGLPDNYVPEVLEPFKEAMAQQVSRSLQFFFSSSQYSGVDHIVLAGGSSSIPGVDSLIEEKIGVPTSIANPFASMSIAPRIKAQVLKNDAPALMIACGLALRSFD encoded by the coding sequence ATGATCCAGCTGCCGAGATTTTTGGCTCGGAGCACGCCCCGGGTCCTGGGACTTGATATTAGCACCACTGCTATCAAGTTGCTGGAGCTGAGTAGAAGCGGTGACTCCTATCGAGTTGAAAATTATGCCGTGGAGCCGTTGCCACCCAATTCGGTCATCGAGAAGAATATCTCGGATGTCGAGGGCGTCGGTGAAGCCATCAAGCGTGCCGTAAAGCGATCCGGTAGCCGGTTGAAGTTTGCGGCGGCGGCGGTGGCCGGTTCTGCCGTCATTACGAAAGTCATTTCGATGCCCGCTTCGCTTTCCGAGGATGAGCTGGAGAGCCAAATCGAAGTTGAGGCCGACCAGTACATCCCCTTTCCCCTGGACGAAGTCAATCTGGACTTCGAGGTGCTCGGACCCTCCGAAGATGATCCCGAACGCGTAGATGTGCTGCTCGCTGCCTCGCGCACCGAGAATGTCGAAGTGCGGGTCGACGCCATCGAGCTAGCCGGGATTCAGCCGAAGGTCATCGATGTCGAGGCGTATGCCATGGAAAATGCCTTCGGTCTGATCGGCAGTCAGCTCCCAGACCACGGTCTCGACAAGACCATAGCGGTGGTGGACATCGGCGCCACCATGACCACCCTCAATGTGCTCTACGACCTGAAGACGATCTACACCCGTGAACAGGTGTTCGGCGGCAAGCAGCTGACGGAAGAGATCCAGCGGCGGTATGGCCTCTCCTACGAAGAGGCCGGCATGGCGAAGCGCCAGGGCGGGCTGCCGGACAACTACGTGCCCGAGGTCCTGGAACCCTTCAAGGAAGCCATGGCCCAGCAGGTGAGTCGCTCGCTACAGTTCTTCTTCTCGTCCAGTCAGTACAGCGGCGTGGATCACATTGTGCTGGCCGGGGGCAGTTCCTCCATACCCGGCGTGGACTCACTGATTGAGGAAAAAATCGGCGTTCCCACCTCCATCGCCAATCCTTTCGCCAGCATGAGTATCGCGCCGAGAATCAAGGCTCAGGTGTTAAAGAATGACGCTCCGGCCTTGATGATCGCCTGCGGTCTTGCGCTGAGGAGCTTCGACTGA
- a CDS encoding PilN domain-containing protein produces MARINLLPWREERRNEKKREFGVAAAGSVLLMGGIVLLAHIQINGMIGYQESRNRYIQEEIKQVESKIREIRDIEKQKAQLIARMRVIERLQRNRPEVVHLFQELVERIPEGVQLSQLSQSGSAITLKGQTQSNARVSSFMRALDSSDWFTKPQLDVIQSSSRGGDRTRSFTLRIQQANPAGGSGNGEKG; encoded by the coding sequence ATGGCACGCATCAACCTGTTACCGTGGCGCGAAGAACGGCGCAACGAGAAGAAGCGCGAATTCGGGGTCGCTGCTGCCGGCTCGGTTTTGCTGATGGGCGGCATTGTGCTTCTCGCGCACATACAGATTAACGGCATGATCGGCTATCAGGAGTCGCGCAACCGCTATATCCAGGAAGAAATCAAACAAGTCGAATCCAAGATCAGGGAAATCCGGGATATCGAGAAGCAGAAGGCGCAGCTCATCGCGCGCATGCGCGTCATTGAGCGGTTGCAGCGAAACCGTCCCGAAGTCGTCCACCTTTTTCAGGAACTGGTGGAACGCATACCTGAAGGGGTGCAGCTGAGCCAATTGAGCCAAAGTGGTTCGGCCATTACCCTGAAAGGTCAGACACAATCCAATGCGCGGGTCTCCTCTTTCATGCGGGCGCTGGACAGTTCGGACTGGTTTACCAAACCGCAACTGGATGTGATCCAGTCCAGCTCCAGGGGTGGCGACCGTACGCGTTCCTTCACGTTGCGGATTCAGCAGGCCAATCCTGCCGGCGGATCCGGGAATGGAGAGAAGGGGTAA
- the pilO gene encoding type IV pilus inner membrane component PilO yields the protein MDLNINFNDLDLENVGNWPPLVKGISILILCILTLGAGYYFDTQHQWQELERVRAKESVLKKDFETKQAKAANLDAYKQQMQEMKESFGTMLRQLPSKTEVPDLLVDITQTGLATGLEFELFQPRAEAPKEFYAELPISLRVTGGYHKFGEFVSGIAALPRIVTLHDISISGSDQSLVMNATAKTYRYLDEDEAK from the coding sequence ATGGACCTGAATATCAATTTCAACGATCTCGACCTCGAGAATGTCGGCAACTGGCCACCGCTGGTAAAAGGCATCTCTATCCTGATTCTCTGTATTCTGACCCTCGGTGCGGGCTACTACTTCGATACCCAGCATCAGTGGCAGGAGCTCGAGCGCGTTCGTGCCAAGGAGAGCGTGCTCAAAAAAGACTTCGAGACCAAACAGGCCAAAGCGGCCAACCTCGATGCCTACAAGCAGCAGATGCAGGAAATGAAGGAATCCTTCGGCACGATGCTCCGTCAGTTGCCGAGTAAAACGGAAGTCCCCGATCTGCTCGTGGACATTACCCAGACCGGGCTTGCCACCGGTCTCGAATTCGAACTGTTCCAGCCCCGCGCGGAAGCTCCGAAAGAGTTTTACGCCGAACTGCCGATCTCACTGCGGGTGACGGGTGGTTATCACAAGTTTGGTGAATTTGTCAGCGGTATCGCAGCCTTGCCTCGCATCGTCACGCTTCACGACATCTCCATCTCGGGCTCCGACCAGTCCCTGGTGATGAATGCGACTGCCAAGACTTACCGTTACCTTGATGAAGACGAGGCCAAGTAG
- a CDS encoding pilus assembly protein PilP, with translation MRIGQTWLRILGTVALGTLFALTGCMGSDGGHADLQQFVNEVKARKGSRIAPMPEFQMYEGFEYSAFDRREPFTLAGMDAERVPVSNNGISPNQDRHKEPLEQFPLDTLNFAGHLEKKEQKWAILTAPDGLVHRVQVGNHLGQNYGRITNVTETRIELVEIVPDGIGGWIEREAALALDSEE, from the coding sequence ATGCGAATTGGACAAACGTGGTTACGGATCCTGGGGACAGTTGCCCTCGGTACGCTTTTCGCACTAACCGGCTGTATGGGGTCGGACGGAGGGCACGCCGACCTGCAGCAATTCGTCAACGAGGTGAAGGCGCGCAAGGGAAGCCGGATCGCCCCGATGCCGGAATTTCAGATGTACGAGGGTTTCGAGTACTCCGCTTTCGACAGGCGCGAGCCCTTTACCCTGGCCGGTATGGATGCTGAACGAGTACCCGTCTCCAATAACGGTATCAGTCCCAATCAGGACAGGCATAAAGAGCCGCTTGAGCAGTTTCCGCTCGATACGCTCAACTTTGCGGGTCATCTCGAAAAGAAGGAGCAGAAATGGGCCATCCTGACGGCCCCGGATGGCCTGGTGCATCGCGTTCAGGTCGGTAACCATCTCGGCCAGAACTACGGTCGAATCACCAATGTGACCGAGACCCGTATCGAGCTGGTCGAAATCGTACCGGACGGTATTGGTGGCTGGATAGAGCGTGAGGCAGCCCTTGCCCTTGACTCAGAAGAATAA
- the pilQ gene encoding type IV pilus secretin PilQ — protein sequence MILHRFLFDAARLPALVAAILLISVGENALAATRALEDVSYSELPGDRVELRLQMSGPAPEPGSFTIDDPARIAIDLPETEVALAKRFMDIDAAPARSVRAVAANGRTRVVVALSHMVPYELERDGNSILLTIGGKTAKTAATGIPDSDKIDAGRVRDLKEIDFRRGEEGQGKIIVTLDPGTSVDMKERSGDVVIDFLNSDLPEELERRLNVTDFATPVNTIDTYRTGDGVRMKVDARSPFEHLAYQTGDTYVLEVMPVEEKESTGTADLGADGYTGERLSLNFQDIEVRAVLQLIADFTGLNIVASDTVQGQITLRLKNVPWDQALDIILKSKGLGMRQSGNVVLIAPNEELAAREKQELEANRQKEDLAPLRTEYFEVNYAKASEIASLLKSGESSILSERANVSVDVRTNTLMVSETAENLEDVARLVERLDVAIRQVLIESRIVIANDDFSKDLGVRFGVSGYEVDGDTVGLTSGTVEGTQTIWDESSAGEIVFGSPEDRLNVDLSAPGAAGQLAVAFLSGDYLVDLELSALQTEGKGEVISNPRVVTSNQKEATIKQGVEIPYQEASASGATSTSFKEAVLALSVTPQITPDDRIVMDLAVSKDSQGQSVGGIPTINTREVETQVLVNNGDTVVLGGIYEQTTLNDVEKVPFFGDLPLLGRLFKRTSTVDSKAELLIFVTPKILKEGLSGSFE from the coding sequence ATGATTCTCCATCGATTTCTTTTTGATGCGGCACGGCTACCGGCTTTGGTCGCCGCTATTTTGCTGATATCCGTCGGTGAAAACGCGCTGGCAGCGACACGGGCGCTGGAAGATGTCAGCTATTCCGAGCTTCCGGGGGATCGGGTCGAATTGCGGCTACAGATGTCGGGACCGGCCCCCGAGCCGGGCAGCTTCACCATCGATGATCCGGCGCGTATTGCAATCGATCTTCCGGAAACGGAAGTGGCGCTTGCCAAGCGGTTCATGGATATCGATGCCGCGCCGGCGCGGAGTGTCCGCGCGGTGGCAGCCAACGGGCGCACGCGGGTCGTGGTTGCCCTGAGCCACATGGTGCCCTACGAGCTGGAGCGCGATGGGAACAGTATCCTTCTGACTATCGGCGGCAAGACCGCAAAGACGGCGGCCACGGGCATTCCGGATAGCGATAAAATCGATGCCGGCCGAGTGCGCGACCTCAAAGAGATTGACTTCCGCCGGGGCGAAGAGGGTCAGGGGAAAATCATTGTTACGCTGGACCCGGGCACCTCCGTTGATATGAAGGAGCGCAGCGGCGATGTCGTCATAGATTTCCTTAACAGCGACCTGCCCGAAGAGCTGGAGCGTCGCCTGAACGTCACCGATTTCGCCACGCCGGTAAATACCATCGACACCTATCGCACGGGCGATGGCGTTCGGATGAAGGTCGACGCCAGGTCCCCGTTTGAACACCTGGCCTATCAGACCGGCGACACCTACGTCCTCGAAGTGATGCCGGTCGAAGAGAAGGAATCCACGGGCACGGCGGATCTCGGAGCGGATGGCTACACGGGAGAGCGGCTGTCGCTCAACTTCCAGGACATCGAAGTCAGGGCCGTACTTCAGCTCATCGCCGACTTCACCGGGCTCAATATCGTCGCTTCCGACACGGTCCAGGGACAGATTACCCTGCGCCTGAAGAATGTCCCCTGGGACCAGGCCCTGGACATTATTCTCAAGAGCAAGGGCCTGGGGATGCGCCAGAGCGGCAATGTCGTGCTGATCGCACCGAACGAGGAGTTGGCTGCACGCGAGAAGCAGGAGCTCGAGGCCAACCGGCAGAAGGAAGATCTGGCGCCGCTGCGTACCGAATACTTCGAGGTCAATTATGCCAAGGCATCTGAAATTGCCAGCCTCTTGAAGTCGGGGGAGAGCTCCATCCTCTCGGAGCGCGCCAACGTTTCGGTGGATGTGCGCACCAACACGCTGATGGTGTCGGAGACGGCCGAAAATCTGGAGGATGTGGCGCGCCTTGTGGAAAGACTCGACGTCGCCATTCGCCAGGTACTGATCGAGTCCCGCATCGTTATCGCCAATGACGACTTCAGCAAGGACCTCGGTGTCCGTTTCGGTGTCAGCGGTTATGAAGTGGATGGCGACACGGTGGGGCTTACGTCGGGGACTGTCGAGGGAACCCAGACGATTTGGGACGAATCCAGCGCAGGTGAAATCGTATTTGGTTCCCCGGAGGATCGACTGAATGTCGATCTGTCGGCGCCCGGAGCTGCCGGTCAGCTCGCCGTGGCTTTCCTTTCCGGTGACTACTTGGTGGACCTTGAACTCTCCGCCCTGCAGACGGAAGGAAAAGGTGAAGTGATCTCCAATCCGCGGGTGGTGACCTCCAACCAGAAGGAGGCCACCATCAAGCAGGGCGTGGAGATCCCCTATCAGGAGGCGAGTGCCAGTGGAGCCACCTCCACTTCATTCAAAGAAGCGGTTCTCGCATTGAGTGTGACGCCTCAGATTACACCGGATGATCGTATAGTCATGGACTTGGCGGTCAGCAAGGATAGCCAAGGGCAATCTGTCGGCGGCATTCCCACCATTAACACCCGCGAGGTCGAGACCCAGGTACTCGTCAACAACGGCGATACGGTCGTCCTCGGCGGTATCTACGAGCAGACCACGCTCAATGATGTCGAAAAAGTCCCCTTCTTCGGTGACCTGCCGCTGCTCGGACGCCTGTTCAAGCGCACCAGCACAGTGGACAGCAAGGCCGAACTGCTCATCTTCGTTACACCGAAGATCCTCAAGGAGGGTCTTTCCGGCAGTTTCGAATAG